A genomic window from Chrysoperla carnea chromosome 3, inChrCarn1.1, whole genome shotgun sequence includes:
- the LOC123295604 gene encoding peptidoglycan-recognition protein 3-like, giving the protein MMASFFVNGSTNPGEDERYNERTPLIGQYPIERTSYLGIAFLAACLFIGSFIGIYLLIVDGQNWEVRTIPYIYISRAAWRAQPPRVVYPLRPPIMDIFITHTNTSTCLDYDCMRLVRHQQILHMFQDNMTDIAYNFLVSEGGVVYEGRGWETQSEVWVNRNHTLSIALIGSYEKTSPPKKQLQETKLLIDECVQWKQVARCYKVIFDPKLMIDEKLKKLFMQSKYCT; this is encoded by the exons ATGATGGCGAGTTTTTTTGTTAATGGTTCAACGAATCCAGGTGAAGATGAACGATATAATGAACGTACACCGTTAATTGGTCAGTATCCAATAGAAAGAACATCGTACCTTGGCATCGCATTTTTGGCGGCATGTTTGTTTATTGGATCCTTTATTGGAATATATCTGTTAATTGTTGATG GACAAAATTGGGAAGTGCGCACTATACCGTATATTTATATTAGTCGAGCAGCATGGAGAGCTCAGCCACCACGAGTTGTATATCCATTAAGACCACCaattatggatatttttataacacaCACAAACACTTCAACATGTCTGGATTATGATTGTATGCGATTGGTACGGCATCAACAAATTTTGCACATGTTTC aaGACAATATGACTGATATCGCATACAATTTCTTGGTATCTGAAGGTGGCGTTGTTTATGAAGGTCGAGGTTGGGAAACCCAAAGTGAAGTTTGGGTAAATCGTAATCATACACTTAGCATCGCCTTGATTG GGAGCTATGAAAAGACATCACCACCAAAAAAACAACTTCAAGAAACAAAGCTATTAATTGACGAATGTGTACAATGGAAACAAGTTGCCCGTtgttataaagtaattttcgatccaaaattaatgattgatgaaaaattaaaaaaattgtttatgcaaTCAAAATATTGTACGTAA